The Anaerotignum faecicola genome has a segment encoding these proteins:
- a CDS encoding helix-turn-helix domain-containing protein translates to MADTIQALDRALELLIYLNKKGKEVGITQIASDMGVYKSTIYRTLSTLEAKGFVKRNPETEKYWLG, encoded by the coding sequence ATGGCTGATACAATTCAGGCGTTGGATCGGGCGTTAGAATTACTGATTTATCTGAATAAAAAGGGGAAGGAGGTAGGGATTACACAGATTGCCTCAGATATGGGAGTGTATAAGAGTACGATTTACCGTACACTGTCAACTCTGGAAGCAAAGGGATTCGTCAAAAGGAATCCAGAGACAGAGAAGTACTGGTTGGGA